A window of the SAR324 cluster bacterium genome harbors these coding sequences:
- a CDS encoding RibD family protein, whose product MSVDVTLKVACTLDGKIATKMGMSQWITGLHARQEAHQIRNRHDAILVGVQTVIQDNPRLDTRNIHQGKSPVRIILDSQGRSPENSLCFRNDGVKVLWVVGQSCSLRKFGSLKKSNPNVTILHAPDPRPEPEWLVSILPQYGIQSLLVEGGSSIFASFIRANMAHHLVLFIAPKIIGGQDSLTWCGELECLTLDQASLLRISSVRMVGEDIMIHADFNMRNHE is encoded by the coding sequence GTGTCTGTTGATGTGACCCTCAAGGTTGCCTGTACCCTGGATGGCAAAATTGCCACAAAAATGGGAATGTCCCAGTGGATAACAGGCTTACATGCCCGTCAGGAGGCACATCAAATACGAAATCGGCATGATGCCATTTTAGTGGGTGTCCAGACCGTGATACAGGATAATCCACGTCTTGATACCAGAAATATCCATCAGGGGAAATCACCTGTCAGAATTATTCTGGATTCTCAGGGACGAAGTCCTGAAAATAGCTTATGTTTCAGAAATGATGGGGTGAAAGTGTTGTGGGTCGTGGGACAGAGTTGCTCACTTCGCAAGTTTGGATCCCTAAAAAAATCAAATCCGAATGTGACGATTCTTCACGCTCCAGATCCCCGTCCAGAACCTGAATGGTTAGTATCCATCCTTCCTCAATATGGAATTCAATCTCTTTTGGTGGAAGGTGGCAGTTCAATTTTTGCCAGTTTTATCCGGGCAAACATGGCCCATCATCTTGTATTGTTCATTGCTCCCAAAATTATTGGTGGCCAGGATTCGCTAACCTGGTGTGGAGAATTGGAATGTCTGACACTGGACCAGGCGTCATTACTGAGAATCAGTTCTGTACGAATGGTGGGGGAGGACATCATGATCCATGCCGATTTTAATATGAGAAATCATGAGTGA
- a CDS encoding bifunctional 3,4-dihydroxy-2-butanone-4-phosphate synthase/GTP cyclohydrolase II, whose protein sequence is MSERADTLRFDSIAEAIQDIRDGKMIILVDDEDRENEGDLVFAAEKATPEMINFMAKYGRGLICLALDSDRVEQLNLPLMVSHNESMHGTNFTVSIEAATGVTTGISAADRARTIQAAMAENVKPSDLKRPGHIFPLRAREGGVLVRVGHTEGSVDLAKLAGLRGGGVICEIMSDDGTMARAPELRTFADHHKLKLVTIADLIDYRKKNEMLVTKLAEANLPTQYGTFRLIGFQSIMDQSDYVALIKGTWTPDEPILVRVHSECLTGDVFGSYRCDCGKQLQVAMKMVEDAGKGVILYLPQEGRGIGLINKIKAYDLQDQGADTVEANHKLGFKEDLRDYGIGAQILSMLGVRKMKLLTNNPRKIVGLQGYHLEVVDRVPLEIGAMPDNVGYLKTKKTKLGHLLSIKDEKTE, encoded by the coding sequence ATGAGTGAACGTGCTGATACACTGCGTTTTGATTCTATCGCTGAGGCGATACAGGACATACGTGATGGAAAAATGATTATTCTGGTAGATGACGAGGATCGTGAGAATGAAGGAGATCTGGTTTTTGCCGCGGAAAAAGCGACACCGGAAATGATCAATTTCATGGCTAAATACGGACGAGGCCTCATTTGCCTTGCCCTGGATTCAGATCGAGTTGAGCAATTGAATTTGCCATTGATGGTCTCTCATAATGAATCAATGCATGGTACCAATTTTACCGTGAGCATTGAAGCCGCGACCGGTGTGACTACTGGCATTTCAGCCGCAGACAGAGCGCGTACTATTCAGGCCGCCATGGCAGAAAACGTTAAGCCATCTGATTTGAAACGTCCCGGCCATATTTTCCCGCTGCGTGCCAGAGAAGGGGGGGTTCTTGTGAGAGTTGGCCACACTGAAGGTTCCGTGGATCTTGCCAAATTGGCTGGATTACGGGGGGGTGGTGTTATTTGTGAAATCATGAGTGACGATGGAACAATGGCAAGAGCTCCTGAATTAAGAACATTTGCCGACCATCATAAGCTGAAACTGGTCACAATCGCTGATCTGATTGATTATCGTAAAAAAAATGAAATGCTGGTTACCAAACTGGCAGAAGCAAATCTCCCAACTCAATATGGTACCTTTCGCTTGATTGGTTTTCAAAGCATCATGGATCAGAGTGATTATGTGGCTTTGATCAAAGGAACATGGACTCCTGACGAACCCATTCTTGTCAGAGTCCATTCTGAATGTCTCACAGGAGACGTTTTTGGCTCTTATCGTTGTGATTGTGGCAAACAGCTTCAAGTTGCCATGAAAATGGTAGAAGACGCAGGAAAAGGAGTCATTCTTTATTTACCGCAGGAAGGACGGGGTATAGGCCTGATCAATAAAATCAAGGCTTATGATCTTCAGGATCAAGGAGCTGATACCGTGGAAGCCAATCACAAACTGGGTTTCAAGGAAGATTTGAGGGATTATGGGATTGGAGCGCAGATTCTTTCAATGCTGGGCGTTCGTAAAATGAAATTGTTGACCAACAATCCAAGGAAAATCGTAGGCTTACAGGGATATCATCTGGAAGTCGTAGATCGTGTTCCCTTGGAAATAGGGGCGATGCCTGACAATGTTGGTTATCTGAAAACCAAGAAAACAAAATTGGGACATCTCCTCAGCATCAAGGATGAAAAAACAGAATAG
- a CDS encoding glycosyltransferase yields the protein MLPGVVVAVKNEAGYLIKNIPCWLRHFDEIVVVDNGSTDQTSAIVTNFPIRYIRFDKPLKRSQCWNEGAKAIQSEHVLFLHGDVIVPGSAVDALSSLWETQSIDYSCFRIHFPENSFNFRWLEMISNFRSRYLKLIYGDQGMCIRKAVFEQIGGFPEEFLLEDLKINKKLRHYHAGFVEAPIFPSSRKFHKLGFFNYLWLMNKILLLNALGTDTQKIYQLYYNPNPNNAPGLNHE from the coding sequence ATGCTTCCAGGTGTGGTTGTCGCAGTAAAAAATGAGGCCGGTTATTTAATAAAAAATATACCTTGCTGGTTGCGCCACTTTGACGAAATCGTGGTGGTGGACAATGGCAGTACTGATCAAACTTCTGCGATCGTTACTAATTTTCCGATCAGGTATATTCGGTTTGATAAACCATTGAAAAGAAGTCAATGCTGGAATGAAGGGGCCAAAGCCATTCAGTCAGAACATGTTTTGTTTCTCCATGGAGATGTCATTGTTCCAGGATCTGCCGTAGACGCACTGAGTTCATTATGGGAAACTCAATCGATTGATTATTCCTGTTTTCGTATTCATTTCCCGGAAAATTCTTTTAACTTCAGATGGCTGGAAATGATTTCGAATTTTAGGAGTCGGTATCTGAAACTGATTTATGGCGATCAGGGAATGTGTATCCGCAAAGCTGTTTTTGAGCAGATTGGTGGCTTTCCTGAGGAGTTTCTGCTTGAAGATCTGAAAATCAATAAAAAACTCAGACATTATCATGCGGGATTCGTTGAAGCGCCCATATTCCCCTCTTCAAGAAAATTTCATAAACTGGGTTTTTTTAATTACTTATGGTTAATGAATAAAATTTTGTTGTTGAATGCGCTTGGCACAGATACTCAAAAAATTTATCAATTGTACTATAATCCCAATCCAAACAATGCTCCTGGACTCAACCATGAATGA
- a CDS encoding flippase-like domain-containing protein, which produces MKKLFITLIKLGLVGGILYYLIASDRLNPERMKLFWEKPLIPCLIFLGTVLFMIPLASYRWFLLLKAVGLKVDYTRAFLLTWIGMFFNVSLPGAVSGDVVKGYYIIKAQQNEGKAKAFTTLLIDRFVGLFGLIVMAFLALLFNWQLIAHNAALHSMVVMIVILFIGTLLFYAIVLFPFRNKDPFLLLFSKLPASHLTTKVYSAFKLYEHRKWTLLSTLLMSILIHSIIAMFFFQMASLLEVQNLKLATQLFIMPIGLITVAIPIAPGGVGVGHAAFESLYHMVGISGGADIFNLYVIIQLLVCLLGGIPYFTLNHENHVTAEDIAALQE; this is translated from the coding sequence ATGAAAAAGCTCTTTATCACATTGATCAAATTGGGACTGGTTGGTGGAATCCTTTATTACCTGATTGCAAGTGATCGACTTAACCCTGAACGGATGAAACTATTCTGGGAAAAACCATTGATTCCTTGCCTGATTTTTCTAGGGACAGTCCTGTTCATGATTCCCTTGGCCAGTTATCGCTGGTTTTTATTGCTCAAGGCCGTGGGCTTGAAGGTGGACTATACCCGGGCATTTTTACTGACCTGGATTGGTATGTTTTTCAACGTGTCATTGCCCGGTGCTGTCAGTGGCGATGTGGTGAAAGGCTATTACATCATCAAGGCCCAACAGAATGAGGGAAAAGCCAAAGCGTTCACGACCCTGCTCATTGATCGGTTTGTTGGCTTATTCGGACTGATTGTGATGGCTTTTCTAGCGTTGCTGTTCAATTGGCAACTCATTGCTCACAATGCGGCTCTGCATTCCATGGTGGTCATGATCGTCATTCTGTTTATCGGGACACTTCTGTTTTACGCGATTGTGCTGTTTCCCTTCAGGAACAAGGATCCGTTCCTGCTATTGTTCAGTAAATTACCAGCCAGTCATCTGACCACCAAGGTTTATAGTGCCTTTAAACTGTATGAGCACCGAAAATGGACGTTGCTGAGTACCTTGTTGATGTCCATTTTAATCCATTCCATCATTGCAATGTTTTTCTTTCAAATGGCCTCGTTGTTGGAAGTTCAAAACCTGAAACTGGCAACCCAGCTTTTTATCATGCCTATCGGGTTGATCACGGTCGCAATTCCGATTGCTCCCGGTGGTGTTGGCGTAGGACATGCCGCCTTTGAATCCTTATACCATATGGTCGGAATTTCAGGTGGCGCGGATATTTTCAACCTGTATGTGATCATACAGTTGCTGGTGTGTTTACTGGGCGGAATTCCCTATTTCACACTCAATCACGAAAATCATGTGACGGCGGAAGATATTGCAGCACTACAGGAGTAA